A portion of the Flavobacterium magnum genome contains these proteins:
- a CDS encoding XAC2610-related protein encodes MKKQFTFLIFIFSSICSAQNCIDWKLSKTFDFDIMAKSDDPSSLSKTRIVVKVFNKIKKIQLQTIVIESESILTSKSYPCVNNNSYATDTFLKSVDNDFGDVIVVDFNFDGKEDVALKREEGGNGGPLYNFYIQSENEQFILDKYLSDEVAYFPYYIDSKEKTLSVRSRINSVSNEEIKYLYNDRKQTWIRL; translated from the coding sequence ATGAAAAAACAATTTACATTTTTGATCTTCATTTTTTCAAGCATTTGTAGTGCTCAAAACTGTATTGACTGGAAACTTTCTAAGACTTTCGATTTTGATATAATGGCAAAATCAGATGATCCAAGTAGTTTAAGCAAAACTCGAATTGTCGTGAAAGTATTTAATAAAATCAAAAAAATACAACTTCAGACTATAGTTATTGAAAGTGAATCTATTCTCACGTCTAAAAGTTATCCTTGTGTAAATAATAATTCATATGCAACAGATACTTTTCTAAAATCCGTTGACAACGATTTCGGCGACGTGATTGTTGTAGACTTTAATTTCGATGGAAAAGAAGATGTTGCTCTAAAGCGTGAAGAAGGTGGAAATGGCGGTCCACTTTATAACTTTTATATTCAATCTGAAAATGAGCAATTTATATTAGATAAATATTTATCTGATGAAGTCGCTTACTTTCCATATTATATAGACAGCAAAGAAAAAACGCTCAGTGTCAGGTCTCGAATAAATTCAGTCAGCAATGAGGAAATAAAATATTTATATAATGATAGAAAGCAAACTTGGATAAGATTATAA